The DNA sequence GTCTCCATGTCGTTGAGCTCTTGTATGAAACCCAAGGTGACGTCCTGTCTATCCGTATCCGGCATATCTTCATATTGTTCGTCATCAACACAGTCTTGCCTAAGGGACTGGAGCTGGTCGCGTGCCTCATCGATCTTCTCGGCCTCGTCTTGGGCCTCCTTGGCAGAGTTTTCCTGCTTCTCCTGCAGCGCGGAGAGGGTCTCCTTGCAGGATTTCAAGGCAGCCTCGGCCATCAGAGTGCAGGCTTCTCCATCATCGATCACATTATCCACCTCGTACTCGTCCTGCAGCAAGGAGACCTTCTCCTGCATCTCCGCGATCTGGTTCTCGATCTCGTAGAATTTGGCTAGGCCGTTCTCGTAGGAGCTTTTGCAGAACTCCTTGACGGTCTGGAGGGCAAGGATCTCCTTGTTGACCCTGTCGATCTCGAGGACAGCCTCGTCTTTGGTCAAGCCGGATTTAGGGGTAGGAGGCTTGGGGCGGGACTTGGACTTGGAAGAGAAGGTTTTCTTAGGCTGGAACTGTTTGGAAGCGTTGTTGATGAAGCTCTTGAGGCTGTCCATGGATGCCTTGGgagctttgatttttcttaatctaatGGAGTACTTCAGTTCTTAATCTCCATGTTCAAAAGTTTCGCCCCAAGAATAATAAGAGtgattttactataaatgtttttaatttagttgatAAAGGTGTGAAATTGAGACAGttttggagaatgattttctGTTTGTATAttgcttcatttttcttaatctaatGGAGCACTCCAGttcttaatctccatgccCAAAAGTTTCGCCCAAAAGTTTCGcccaacttagttgggacgaagggagtaacatttagttCCTAGAgtttgattgaaaattgaaaatgagtaGGGTACAAATGTCATGCAAGACTTTCTTAGGCTACCAACTGAAGATggaatttacaaaataaaataaaatgttggtGTGACAAACAAGAGTTACAAAATGTCATAAAATAATGAGGAAATGCTAAAATCTACTGCTGTACTATATATTACACCACACCAGCATCTTTCTAATTGCTGCTACATAAGAATCTGTGATACAcactcaaataaataatttacagCCTCATAGTTTCCCGCTAATTTTCGACCCCAAAATGAATCTATCTCCGAGTGATTACACAAGTCATGGCACGCCTCTGGGTAAACGCGCAAGGGGTCGTCGTTTATTCATAATATACATAGCTGCAGGCACAAAGTGTGCAAGATCGGAATAGTGATTGATACAGCAGGACCTCAAGCATTGCACATGCAATCGGGTGCAGGGTAGGTGTATATGGACTGTGTAGGTTTGCGTAGTCTCAATTGTCCTTGCCTGTTCTTGTGCCCTCCAATGACAGCTTCTTCAAACTCCGGCCAAGTCAGGCTCTTGTTCAAGAAAAGCTGGCCTAACAGCGCCATGTTAGGCCTTATTGTCTTCTTGTTTTCGTATGTTCGATGCCCTACCTGGGAATCAAAGTGAAGATACAAACTCGTTGGAATTAGAACATACCATCGGAATTCAGAAATTAATCCAAGGCTAATTTGAAGCTTACAATAGCATTATGCATATTTCCAGGTGAAGCAGAAATGAAGACATCACTATGCATGCTGACATAGTAATCAACTGCTGCTAATAATGAAGCCTTTCCTTTTATTTGAGCTCTTTCTTCTGAAGATGCCAGACTCTTTTTGTCTTCCATAAGAGGAAACAAACTCCGCAACGTTGAGATCCTAGCTTCCCCGCCGTATACCTGAAATATAGAcaatatatcaacaaaatctACAAATAGTTTGCATATTAGTAGTTCctccctccatccaccaaTAAACGTcccattttgccattttcgtccgtccaccaataaatGTCCCATTTGCCACTTTTAGTAATTtactccacattccactaacattttccAACAACTTTCtagtacatttcttaaaactcgtgtcgtaTCGAATGTGGACTTGTtatcgtggacggagggagtaataaggTTAACATTTGTTGCTGACCTTATGGGAAGCCAGATACAAGCGAGTACTGTTGTCGAATCCCAAAGCTGCCAGCAGTAATCCAATCTCTTCCGGAGTCAATGGGCACCGCCCTCGACTCCTTAACTCCTCATCGGTGAATTGAGAATTTAACACCCTTCCCTGCCAAATAACCTGCCGGTACTTGGCCAGAGCCAACTTCTCAGCCTTGCCTCCACCAAAGTCGCATGCCGAGTGGGCAGCCATGTCCTGACCAGACAAATACATCTGAATTTAAGCATTCATGCTAAATATGAGCAGCACTTGAGAAATTTGGCCACAATGGTGCTAAGAAGCACAGCAGCAGACCTTGTCAAAACGAAGATGGAGAACGACAAGCTTTCCAGTCCCTTGCCATCCCTTAGCATCGGTAACTTTCTGTAGGTGGTTGGTGCCGTCTTCATCACTTGAACTACGAGAGTTTCTGAGACGACTCACAAGAGAATCCCCAAGAGATATGATATGAGGAACAAAAACCAAAGCCTGAAAGTTGACTTTGCATCGTAGGCGTTGGATCTCCTCAGGCATATTGTCGAAAGCCAGACGGTGAGAAAATGGTGCAATTGCAGCGATTCCATAACTGGAAAAAAATCCAAAGATGCTAAAGTTACACAACATTGAAAATGAAGTGCATAAGTAGAGAaagattattttctttctgGTCATAATGGAAACATGCCAATAAACTTGatatttttgagttttattaGTATCATACGGACAATAGACTCGAATGCAGCAGAGAAGCTCTTTATCCATGAGGATTTATCGTATTAGCAGAGCAGTAAGCCTACATGTTTTATTAAATAGATAGGATGAGTTTTATTGAATGAATCCATACGAGCTAATCTATTATTGTAAGTTTTTGGAAGTTCAAATTATAGTTATAGTATGCTCCACATACTACAAGAACTGACAAGTGTAATGAACTAAGAAAgttaatattataatgaagATTATGCATGGATGAATTCAAATAGATGTAGAAAATATTAGCTCTGGTTTACCAACCTCAGCAAGATGGGTGAAACATTGTCCAGATACCAGTTTGCTGAAGCATGAACAGGTGCTGTTTTAATTCTGGTAGCTCGAATGGCTGTAGCATAATACTCCCGTGTGCTCCAAAAATATTCATCAGGTAACTCTCTAACAATAGATATGTCATCTTTCAGCACGCTAATGAAGTGATCCACATCATATATGTCCATGAATGTACTgcacgagagagagagagataggtAAATTATACTAATCCCATTCCGTTACAGCTTTTGGCTTCAACtggaaataaaacaagaacatgcATTCTGATCATTTTGCACTACCATAGAAGGCATGAACCGCTGAACTTATCAAAATTTACCTCGAATCTTGCCAGACAGGATTTACTTCAAGATATGGAATTATTAGAGTTGCATTCAAAATTTTGGCAACAGCAACTGCATCACAAATCTTTAGAAACAAAATGTACACGCATTAGAGAAAGGTGACGACTTATCCAATCAAGCAAGAAATACTCTTTGACTGTGCTTTATACACTATAGCACATTATAATAACTAAAAGCACTTACTCCCATTCTTTGTTGATTTAGTCCTCCATCTAGAAACACCTGAATATATCCCTGAGATTTCTCTGGCAATGCTGCTTCAcaggaaaaaataattattaaggAGAATAACGATGTTAAACTCCATTATTTTACATGAAGTATTGTAAActtgataaaatagaaattctatTCCCCTTTTTTTCAGTTGTGGACTTACTGGAGGTACTGTCTGACCGGACACAACGTTTCAGTGGTTGTTGAGGCAGCGGCATCCATAGGTCGGCCAGTTGTCTATCGGACTATAACCAAGGAAGGATATGGAAGGAAAACTAAGCATCAGATACTTAAAGGATCATTGAATTTATTCTTGCTAAATGCTAAGATGCACAATTTGATGTCTTACTCACACATTGGCACTGCAAAGCACTCTTAAGCAAGCGAGAGTGTCTAGGTTTAGGAGCATTCCACTCCTGTACTAGATAAATAAGCAATAAGAATCAAAATGAGCTCATACAATGACAACATCTCTAACAAACAAGACATGAGCGCAAATAAGAGAGCCTTAGCTAGTAGCTACGGCACTAATTATATAGGctatgaaaaacaaaatgaactGATCCAATAATAACGACTTTCACCAACAAGATGTACCCTTACATGGTAAAACAGATAGTACAATATATATCAGTAATCCAAAATATGGGATCGTCTATAAAAAGCCTGGACAAAAAATCCCTTGAATTTCTCTATAGCTAGTTGTTTCCAACATCATTTTTACGGATGAAGCCAGCGATAATCTAGAACCAAGGGCTTTCACACTTCAGTTTGTCGAGCAAACCTTTCTTGAGTTTTACTCTTTGATCCTTCTAAAGGGGAATCTTTCAGAAACTATTAACTCATTTAGTGCAAGTAACTCGCTAACATCCAGATTCTCAAACTACTCAACCTACCTAGGCTACACCAGTTTCGGGTATCAGTATCACAAAAGTGCCACACGATATAACTCATTTAGTGCAACTAACTCACTAACATCAAGATTCTCACACTACTCAAGCTACCTACACCAGTACCAGGCCACAGTATCGCATAAGTGCCACACTATATAACTCATTTAGTGCAAGTAACTCACTAACATCCAGATTCTCACACTACTAACCTACCTACACCACTTTCGGGTAACAGTATCGCATAAGTGCCACACGATATAACTTGAGAGAAACATTCTTAGCCATGTTTGCATCAAGGAGGCACTTCTATACTCCAGAATATTCAGGAAACCAAAACTCTTTCCAggattcattttaaatttatgcataaGAAGAATAAGAATGCTTCTAACGATTACCAAATAAACCTGTGCAACTATCTCTCTCGCAAACAGAACAGAACCCAGTAATCAGAATGCAGAAAGCAAGCAAATAGAAAGGCACAAAAGCACACAATACAAATGGGTGAAAGCAAGAAAACAATACCGAGAGAAGAGAGGGAAAGGCGTGGCTCAAAGGGGTGAATATGCTCGGAAAAAGAAAGGGCAGCAGCAGAACAAGAGCAGCAGCCATAGCTCCTCCTCTATTGGTATCAGTTTGAGAAAGGGAGGGCTGCCCCATGATAACAATACTAATACAGTGGctgttgatatttaattattgaaaggatattgattttattagcaCAAATATAGGATTCCAACCAAGTCTTAATCTTGGAACACTGCACTAAAAGCAACTTCCATGAGAGAGAGGGACCATCCTCATTATCAGCCTCAATAATAGCATCTCACCAAGAATTCACATTTCCCCCTTTTTGGGGCTTTTGTGTAAAATACAACCAAAGATCACTGCTTTATCGCACTaaaacataaagaaaacaattctTGACTCCATAATTCTGGTCCAAGACGGAAAACGACACTAACAAATCACACTAGCAAGCATGTGTTTgtataaattatgtataaaaaatattcgcAGGCAATCGCGTCCTTTTCAGATGGAACCCCGACAACCCAACGGATAGATTTATTGGGAAGAGAGAGTAAACGAAGGAGTACTACGTGTCCAAAAAGGTGAGCCCCTCTATAGTCTACACAGGAATTCCACAATGTGCCACCGACACTGCTCTTTCCGCCATCATCAGAATTTATGCATGTCCTTTTTTATTAGAATGAACTGAGGTACCTGATCATTCACTTTCGCACGCAAATAGTATttgatctttaatttatatcatttttagtattcAGTGATAAAAATAACCCTATGTACCAAATTTGTGATTGTTTTATTACGGAggatatttttagaaatttccattaaatagtataccaaacatgtgattatttttttcatttcttatttctttttttcttctttagtttctccttctttcttttttcttcattttcttctttctttctagtattttatcttccttttttctttctttttctccttagtttatgtttcctcttttttcttttctcttctttttcttcttactttttattgttttatacatacatctaattgcattcataatataaatcaagaacaaaacacctaattaaattaattatttaaaatatttaaatcaattaaatattttgtattgaattattttatactcattttatgGTTGAAACACATAACTAATAATATTCAACTcttaatatcattatgaaCATagttcacaattttaaatttttatcaatactatattgattagttattaatttaatataaaataataataataataataataataataataataataataattattattattattatataatattgtgtgattcataatttaaataattatattattattttttatttattacaactagtttttagtattgtaacaataatattattacaataattaaatataattataactataattataattaagtatatttgaatgatattaaaaaataaattaattattaatttataaaatcaaaataataatattaatattgattaataataatagtgtaaagagtgagaagaatgagagaagaaaatataatatcactttGGTACTTAGTTTTGTATGTCCAAAATAACCTTAATGatacaaatggaaatatgtactgtatttgtttagagggtTCGGGTTCAAAATTGCattaggtaccaaaaatgtgatttataggtaccaaaaacgatataaaataaagatcaggtaccatttatgtgcgttcattaataaaaaagaaaaaaatagtgataatTACATGATACATgagaaatatttcaataatggttcgattttttacaaaatatttcagctatattttagtttaagtACATTCCATCAAATCTTATCCAATAttgttactttttttttttttttttatttatcttattcACTCTCAAATTATAtcctaaaatattaaaacatgatattatttatatataataatcatttatacaaattttttttataataatcatTGATACTTTAAATTATTCTCGATTCCAACTATATATTAAGTAGGAAGCAAATTAAAAACAGAATAGAAGCAGGaagcaaatgaaaaaaaatgacagTATTAGATGGGATTTAAATGTATCAATTTGAAACATTAAGTAAACTTTGCaggtaaaatatataaatttaaaactgtttttattaaattgaaatattgataaacattttgtatgtacCACGTACctcaaaaaaataacaacagtttcatgtagtagtactaaactTTTTTACTGCTATATtacttgaaaataaatagaatcaacataaaaatcttggaattatgcaattttttttgcttgttgttgatgatgatTATTTATCAGaaaaatgttactccctccgtttcttcattgttaagtcattttattattttaggaagtttcttcatagttgagtcatttccttatatggtaactttttcctctttattactttactctctcttactttattgtctctactttattcactttatattttattctctctacctttttctttctcttacttttttatctatttatttaacacacccaacattcatttctaaaactccgtgtcgaaaagttccgcctcaactatgaagaaacagagggagtatattttttatgcattcaattatttcttcatcattATCAGCACTAGTTCTGTTGTTATTatggatttttaatttttatttattaatgaagAAGTGATAAAGAGAGCGTGAAGATTACATATTAatcttatttcaaaatttatacctataatctataaatatacaaactAATTGGAATTGGAcaggaattatatacaccttccaacttaACTCAAATTTCCGATATGGGATAGGTTTGTCCTCATCGAAACACATAATGGGCCCGACTCAGACTTGTCAGGATCGTCGGCCCCACTCGAACATGGGTCTCTCAAACCGGACCAGACCCGACGCCAACCTGGCTCTATACCACTTGTCAGGATTGTCGACGTCGGCaaacattaatttgatattgtccgctttgggtctagcccgcacggatttgtttttgggtcactctCAAAAGGCCTCTAACTAATTGGGGTTTGAcaggaattatatacaccttccaacttccctcaGATTTCCGATATGAGATAGGTTTTTcctcaacaaaaataatttgatgcgaATGACTAGAACTATTTCGTTCGATGATAACAATTAGAAATGAGTATTACTATTTCGTTGGATGATAACCATTGTGACTTGGATTCGAAATTAACCCACCACGATTAATATTCATTATATCCACCAATAACTTTTCGTGGGCTTCTTTCACCATCTTTATCGCAGGTAGGTCAGTTATAGCTGCACCTGCACATTTTACAAAGCTTCTTTCCATATCTTCAAACGCTTTGAACTCTTCAGTCATGTGAGGATAACCACCTGTAAAAACAATACTAGAATGCGGTCTATACTCTCTTGCTCGCCATCTATTCATGATGTAACGTTCGTGTACATGATTAATATCTGTGTACACCAAGACTTTCAAGATATGAACgcaaaatatacatttaaattcATACTTACGGCAGTTGCAACTTATATATTACCCAAAAGGATGATACTCGACAGTGTAAGTGCATTCCTTGTGAAAAACATTATGCACTAATCGCATCTCCATTATCTTGCAACGATGCATACCATCTTCACCAATTGCAACATCTTTCACATTACAATTGctaattttcttgattttcacGTGCAACAAGAGACCGATGTTATTAGTGTATTCACCTAGCAATTGTTTCTCCCATTGAAAAGTTGACACAGGTTTCAGCATCAAACACTTTGACTTGTAATCAGCGTGCATCTCCTTCTGAAGTTTGTTATGTATAGCGATCTCGTATTGTTCCACAAACAGTTTCAATGTACTCCTCGAGTTCACATAACCATCAAAGAATGCGTGCATAGATTCACTTCGTTGGGTCGATACCAGCccaaaaaatatgattcaaaTAGATGGGCACCCAATTCTCCTTTTCATCACACAAATCTTTCAGCCACTTATTGTTATGAACACTGTATTTAGATAGAAAATCTGTCCACATTGACTCGAAATCTACATTACTGAGACTGTCGTATATCGTTGAGTATAAATCAGACGAACAACTAAGAAACACGTCAACTTCTTTGAAATTCTATGGAATTTTATAGGCAATATGTCATACACAAAGTCTGCGTATAGTCATTGGAAAACTGCCTTCACGGAAATCATTGTACTCTCACATTGATCTGTCAGCATTGTTGTAGGTTGAACACCTTTCATGGCCAGTAACCAGTTGCTAAAGAACCATTTAAATGATTAAGACTTCTCGTGATTCAATAAACCACATcccaataatattatttggtTATATTGGTTAACTCTAACAACCGTCGCCAACATCATCTTGTATTTGTTCGTAAGGTATGTTGTATCAAAACTCACAACATCGTGAAACTCTTCGTACGCAGCTATACTACGAGGATGTACCCACATCACATTACGCAGTTGTCCTTCATCGTCAACATCCATAATGCAAAAAAAGTTTTGATCTTGCTATTGCATCCTTAAAAACAGCCTGTGTATAGCTTCAACATCCCCTTCTCCAAGTCTCAACCTTCTCCTTTTATCTATGAAGTTCCTACAATCTCGCTCAGTGACACCTAAATTCTTATCACCTCCGGCCATAACTTCTAGGGTCCTCGCGTTTTGACTAATTCTATAGCTcgaaatatctagattttcCAATAGTCATTTCATGTGCAAAGTTAATTCTCGGTTACTCGGCATAAACATAGACAATTGCGGCTCAAGAGTgtgattataattcaattcaacaCTCGACACAATCAGTTTACCATTAATTAGTCTTTACAACGCAATTAACACGAGCTGGACATTGCGTTTATTTGGTAAACTTCATAACATTCTTAGGCTTTCTCCCTTTTGAGCATGCAAGCACGTAATACTTAGACGACGAGTTACgtattgcaataaaaaaacCATTGTAGCTTCGCATAATCTCGATAGGCCATCATAAAGCTCTCTTTTGAGTTATATACCATTCCCAACAATTGTATCAGAGCCGTGGTTCAGGGTGGGCATGTGTGGCTCGGGGTTCGGTGGAGTGCGCTTGCAAGTTCTCCATTGTCACTGTGTGAGCTCGACCAAGATATGTGGTGACTTGATGACCTGTAACATGTGTGGTTGACATGTGGCCTTGGTTTAAGGGGAGGATTGTAGGGGCAAACAATATCCCACATTTAGGAATGAACAAGAGTTGCAAACATATATATGGGTTATCAcaactccattagtatgaAGCATTTTGGGGAGTACCCCAAGAGAAAAACTCTGAGGGCTTTGCCCAAAGcagacaatatcatactaatgtggagttcgggTATGCACTGTCGAACCCCAACACTTGTGATGCGAAAACTGTACAACATCCCAAAAATCTCACAACCCCCCGcatgtatattttaatgaacatgtataaataagagcacaaGGGCGGTACCTTTGatgttttttaatattgagCAGTAATGATTTGGATGAACAAGGCTTACGATGCCATAACCTGCGACATGGAGGCCGGACGGTGGAGGCTGGTAGACGGAGGGAGGAATTAAGATATTTGAGATTTCTGCTGTTGTTGTCAATCtcgttattttttattgagtGTATTTAGTTAAAAGAATGTAATTTGATATGAGTTGACTTTTgatatgaatttgataaaagAGAGTAATTTGATATGATTGCCTTTCCTAGtagatacatatatatttgttcaattattatttattttaatgtaaggGTATATTAATCCATATTATAATTTAGCTTATGGCAAAATGACCTAAGGATATTATGGCATGGAGACATCTCTATATCACTACCCTTAATTTAGATACATGAGATTTTAATTGTCCTCTTGAATAGATTTGAcctatcaaaattaattcaattgagCCTCTAATTTGACCTTTCTAAAGTAAATTTGGATATTATTGTAAATGTGGCGTGGAAGCCATAAATGTGGCATGGAagttttctttataaatatttataaaattttggcCGTTACAAATTTCAATTGTGTCACTCTAATTGTggtgtagtattatttttgataggccaattatttatatattgttacaactctattttaaaaaataagtcgCTACTGTTACAAGCATAAATTGATACgtaagtatttattataatatcaaatttggaCCTTTCAAATGTAAGTTACACATATAAAACTTACTCTGTCCGTtcaaatgtaaatttttttcaataaaacttATTCTTTTTCGTTCGATAGTAATtgattcattttgttattttgatacattttatagtaatagagtcattttcctttttagtaaaagtcaatacatttcttctcacttatctctacctttttcatttcctactttatcctttctttacttaactcacttaacacaatttttcttaaatcgcgtgccaaaaaaaacatctccactactatgaaacggagggagtgataatactactcctacaaaTTAGCAAAATAGAATGAGATACAAATGAATGGCTGATATCTTAGTTGTATACATTAGAAGagaaatttcaaacaaaaaatgaaaatgatatcTCTTCGGCGATACATGTCGACTCGTCCAAAACCACTATCATCTAGTGTTCGGTAAAAATTGTGCACATAttacatgtaaaatttcatactacattttttgtgatactccctccatccctctGTAACTAAGTCGTATtactttttgggttgtcccactgTAGCtaagtcatttcctttttcggcaaaaaaatattttactctctcttcatctctctataatttttcttaaatctcgtgccgaaaagaaatgcttcTATTacagagagacagagagagtatatttttttaatttcagccCCGGCTTGGTTAAATTTCTGGTTCCGTCACTGAACGTAtcaaatggcaaaatgacttcACTACTATaaaacggaaggagtactattttaatatttgatatgagtgtaatagtataaaataaaataaataacaaaagaggagatgtgtggatgaaatagaataagacatacaaaaaaagaaaaatgtaatactattatttacaaaaaaaaaagcaaactaTTTGAACGAATAAATAGTTTACCTGTTTCGATTAACAAAACATACGTATTCATAAatgcaaacaaaaaataagaataacaataacaatccAATAGTTCATAAGTTTTGAAATTGCAACATAGTAATTGTTTATaactaaaaacatatttttttagaattaagtAGACATGACATAAAgactaaattaaaatcacaattaataaatgcattttcatcaaaattaaattcaatagtacatgataatattttgaaaattataaaaaagaaatagaactCAAAgtcataaacaaaattatcttATCTAGTAGTAGAATAAAAGTGACAGTTTATTAAAGTTATGTAGCCCGGAGAAGATAGCCGAGGACGCGGAGGCGCCACCatttcctcttctctctctctctatttctctcCCTCATCGGTGCTCCCTCCGCCTCGCTACTATGCAGCCCGCCTGCCCCGGCCAGCCTCGTCGCCCTCTCTGTGGTGTGCTCCGGCGCTCCTTCCGCACAGCCTCGCCACCCATGCCGCCTGACTCGCAGCTACACCACCCTGCTTCAACGGCGTTGTGGAGTTCTTCATGTGTCTGAACGGGCACCTCCACGACCTGTGCTGGTTGGTGCTCCTGTCCTCCGACGCCGGCGATGAGCCAACCGCCACCTTGCCGCCACTACCCCTCCTCCCTGCtgcaatcaaaattaaaaataaaaaatcagaaattagtaccaaaatatgaaaagtttgTTTATATAAGTGTTTAATCTTCCAGGAGGAGCTACCATTTCATTAGACCATTTTTTTGT is a window from the Salvia hispanica cultivar TCC Black 2014 chromosome 1, UniMelb_Shisp_WGS_1.0, whole genome shotgun sequence genome containing:
- the LOC125201733 gene encoding O-fucosyltransferase 39-like isoform X1, with product MGQPSLSQTDTNRGGAMAAALVLLLPFLFPSIFTPLSHAFPSLLSEWNAPKPRHSRLLKSALQCQCSDRQLADLWMPLPQQPLKRCVRSDSTSTALPEKSQGYIQVFLDGGLNQQRMGICDAVAVAKILNATLIIPYLEVNPVWQDSSTFMDIYDVDHFISVLKDDISIVRELPDEYFWSTREYYATAIRATRIKTAPVHASANWYLDNVSPILLSYGIAAIAPFSHRLAFDNMPEEIQRLRCKVNFQALVFVPHIISLGDSLVSRLRNSRSSSDEDGTNHLQKVTDAKGWQGTGKLVVLHLRFDKDMAAHSACDFGGGKAEKLALAKYRQVIWQGRVLNSQFTDEELRSRGRCPLTPEEIGLLLAALGFDNSTRLYLASHKVYGGEARISTLRSLFPLMEDKKSLASSEERAQIKGKASLLAAVDYYVSMHSDVFISASPGNMHNAIVGHRTYENKKTIRPNMALLGQLFLNKSLTWPEFEEAVIGGHKNRQGQLRLRKPTQSIYTYPAPDCMCNA
- the LOC125201733 gene encoding O-fucosyltransferase 39-like isoform X4; protein product: MPLPQQPLKRCVRSDSTSTLPEKSQGYIQVFLDGGLNQQRMGICDAVAVAKILNATLIIPYLEVNPVWQDSSTFMDIYDVDHFISVLKDDISIVRELPDEYFWSTREYYATAIRATRIKTAPVHASANWYLDNVSPILLSYGIAAIAPFSHRLAFDNMPEEIQRLRCKVNFQALVFVPHIISLGDSLVSRLRNSRSSSDEDGTNHLQKVTDAKGWQGTGKLVVLHLRFDKDMAAHSACDFGGGKAEKLALAKYRQVIWQGRVLNSQFTDEELRSRGRCPLTPEEIGLLLAALGFDNSTRLYLASHKVYGGEARISTLRSLFPLMEDKKSLASSEERAQIKGKASLLAAVDYYVSMHSDVFISASPGNMHNAIVGHRTYENKKTIRPNMALLGQLFLNKSLTWPEFEEAVIGGHKNRQGQLRLRKPTQSIYTYPAPDCMCNA
- the LOC125201733 gene encoding O-fucosyltransferase 39-like isoform X2, with the protein product MGQPSLSQTDTNRGGAMAAALVLLLPFLFPSIFTPLSHAFPSLLSEWNAPKPRHSRLLKSALQCQCSDRQLADLWMPLPQQPLKRCVRSDSTSTLPEKSQGYIQVFLDGGLNQQRMGICDAVAVAKILNATLIIPYLEVNPVWQDSSTFMDIYDVDHFISVLKDDISIVRELPDEYFWSTREYYATAIRATRIKTAPVHASANWYLDNVSPILLSYGIAAIAPFSHRLAFDNMPEEIQRLRCKVNFQALVFVPHIISLGDSLVSRLRNSRSSSDEDGTNHLQKVTDAKGWQGTGKLVVLHLRFDKDMAAHSACDFGGGKAEKLALAKYRQVIWQGRVLNSQFTDEELRSRGRCPLTPEEIGLLLAALGFDNSTRLYLASHKVYGGEARISTLRSLFPLMEDKKSLASSEERAQIKGKASLLAAVDYYVSMHSDVFISASPGNMHNAIVGHRTYENKKTIRPNMALLGQLFLNKSLTWPEFEEAVIGGHKNRQGQLRLRKPTQSIYTYPAPDCMCNA
- the LOC125201733 gene encoding O-fucosyltransferase 39-like isoform X3, producing the protein MPLPQQPLKRCVRSDSTSTALPEKSQGYIQVFLDGGLNQQRMGICDAVAVAKILNATLIIPYLEVNPVWQDSSTFMDIYDVDHFISVLKDDISIVRELPDEYFWSTREYYATAIRATRIKTAPVHASANWYLDNVSPILLSYGIAAIAPFSHRLAFDNMPEEIQRLRCKVNFQALVFVPHIISLGDSLVSRLRNSRSSSDEDGTNHLQKVTDAKGWQGTGKLVVLHLRFDKDMAAHSACDFGGGKAEKLALAKYRQVIWQGRVLNSQFTDEELRSRGRCPLTPEEIGLLLAALGFDNSTRLYLASHKVYGGEARISTLRSLFPLMEDKKSLASSEERAQIKGKASLLAAVDYYVSMHSDVFISASPGNMHNAIVGHRTYENKKTIRPNMALLGQLFLNKSLTWPEFEEAVIGGHKNRQGQLRLRKPTQSIYTYPAPDCMCNA